In one Gadus morhua chromosome 15, gadMor3.0, whole genome shotgun sequence genomic region, the following are encoded:
- the si:ch1073-126c3.2 gene encoding uncharacterized protein si:ch1073-126c3.2: MGTKVTPLCLCILTALLASTVVLQNVQENCTTDMFHQARVAAESCDRYLLSKWSAEDRAQLLHSMAMLTTMLNQSSHPVDGCHLSNGSPSVKVHSNGGVVCVDIEEKVYCKPMCNHGYDFSFLRRGRPYEVCSAGKWTTQFIGGNILAVCHLSTTQISAKPSSYFKGQNCLKTKDLGPEEVIQEFITELRAQQITGAVTNSTLKCN, from the exons ATGGGAACAAAAGTGACACCGCTATGTCTCTGCATACTGACAG CATTGCTTGCCAGCACTGTTGTACTACAAAATGTACAGGAAAATTGTACCACAGACATGTTTCACCAGGCCAGA GTTGCAGCCGAGTCCTGTGACCGTTATCTCTTGTCCAAATGGAGTGCAGAGGATAGAGCACAACTTCTGCACTCCATGGCAATGCTGACTACAATGCTCAACCAGTCCAGTCATCCAGTTGACG GTTGTCATTTGTCTAACGGGTCTCCATCAGTAAAGGTGCACAGCAATGGAGGAGTAGTATGTGTTGACATCGAGGAGAAAGTCTACTGCAAGCCGATGTGCAACCAT GGTTATGATTTCAGTTTCCTCCGGAGGGGACGGCCGTATGAAGTGTGCTCCGCGGGGAAATGGACGACCCAGTTCATCGGAGGAAACATACTTGCCGTTTGCCATC TGTCAACTACTCAGATTTCTGCCAAACCGTCATCATATTTTAAGGGCCAGAATTGCCTGAAAACAAAAGACTTGGGTCCGGAAGAAGTCATCCAGGAGTTTATCACCGAGCTGAGAGCACAACAGATAACTGGAGCTGTCACGAATAGTACCCTCAAGTGTAACTAA